A window from Falco naumanni isolate bFalNau1 chromosome 3, bFalNau1.pat, whole genome shotgun sequence encodes these proteins:
- the WNT4 gene encoding protein Wnt-4, whose amino-acid sequence MSPEYCLRSLLLIILATFSANASNWLYLAKLSSVGSISEEETCEKLKGLIQRQVQMCKRNLEVMDSVRRGAQLAIEECQYQFRNRRWNCSTLDTLPVFGKVVTQGTREAAFVYAISSAGVAFAVTRACSSGELDKCGCDRTVQGGSPQGFQWSGCSDNIAYGVAFSQSFVDVRERSKGASSNRALMNLHNNEAGRKAILNNMRVECKCHGVSGSCEFKTCWKAMPPFRKVGNVLKEKFDGATEVEQSEIGSTKVLVPKNSQFKPHTDEDLVYLDSSPDFCDHDLKNGVLGTSGRQCNKTSKAIDGCELMCCGRGFHTDEVEVVERCSCKFHWCCSVKCKPCHRVVEIHTCR is encoded by the exons ATGAGCCCGGAGTACTGCCTGCGCTCCTTGCTGCTCATCATCCTCGCCACCTTCTCGGCCAACGCCAGCAACTGGCT GTACCTGGCCAAGCTGTCTTCAGTGGGGAGCATCTCCGAGGAGGAGACCTGTGAGAAGCTGAAGGGCTTGATCCAGCGCCAGGTGCAGATGTGCAAGAGGAACCTGGAGGTGATGGACTCAGTGCGGCGCGGAGCCCAGCTGGCCATCGAGGAGTGCCAGTACCAGTTCCGCAACCGCCGCTGGAACTGCTCCACGCTGGACACCCTGCCCGTCTTCGGCAAGGTGGTAACACAAG GGACACGGGAGGCAGCATTCGTCTATGCCATCTCTTCGGCAGGGGTGGCCTTCGCAGTGACCCGAGCCTGCAGCAGCGGCGAGCTGGACAAGTGTGGATGCGACCGCACGGTGCAGGGGGGCAGCCCGCAGG GCTTCCAGTGGTCGGGCTGCTCCGATAACATCGCCTACGGCGTGGCCTTCTCCCAGTCCTTCGTCGATGTCCGCGAGAGGAGCAAAGGGGCCTCTTCCAACAGGGCATTAATGAACCTCCACAACAAcgaggcagggaggaag GCGATCCTGAACAACATGCGGGTGGAGTGCAAGTGTCACGGCGTGTCGGGCTCGTGCGAGTTCAAGACGTGCTGGAAAGCCATGCCCCCCTTCCGCAAAGTGGGCAACGTCCTGAAGGAGAAATTCGACGGTGCCACAGAGGTCGAGCAGAGCGAGATCGGATCCACCAAAGTGTTGGTGCCCAAAAACTCCCAGTTCAAGCCGCACACGGACGAGGACCTCGTCTACCTGGACTCCAGTCCTGACTTCTGTGACCATGACCTCAAGAACGGGGTGCTGGGCACCAGCGGCCGGCAGTGCAACAAGACCTCCAAGGCTATCGATGGCTGCGAGCTGATGTGCTGCGGCCGAGGCTTTCATACGGACGAAGTGGAGGTTGTGGAAAGGTGCAGCTGCAAATTCCACTGGTGCTGCTCCGTCAAGTGCAAACCCTGCCATCGGGTGGTGGAAATCCATACGTGCCGGTGA